The DNA sequence ATTATTATGGCTGATTGATCGTCTATCATCTTCTCCACATTCTTCTCGCCGCCAATTTCCTTTATGACTTCATCTACGACTTTTTTGTCACAGCTTATTGTAAAGGTTCTTGTGCCTTGTGTTAATTGGAAGAATCTGGATTTTGATGCTATCCTCATTAATTCCCCAAGCTTATCTACGAGTAATGCTTGTTTAACTGTTACAACTACTATGTCGCTTTTCAATTCCACTGTGCTCCTCTTTAGTAGCCAGCTTATCCTCCCCTCCATTAACTTCCACTTTTCAGATATTTCTTGTGAGAATCTTATCAGTGCAACTTTTATGGCTTCTTCTCTAACCTTCTTCCCCTTTATTACATTTTCAACTTCACTTTTTATTAGGGTTGCCAGTGATGAATAGTTTAGTATGTCCATCTTCATGCAGTCAATTATGCTTGGATGCTGTAATATTATGCTTTTTGTCACTTCAGCTATTGATGGTTGATTATCTTTTTGCATTTTCAGTTTACCCCATTTGGTTACGTAGTTTAGTTTTAAGTTTAATAAATGTTGTGTGGTTTATGTTTTATCCTGGCAGTATTGCTATTGCTTCCACATTATCCTTTCCAATCTTCTTTATCCCTTGTTTTACGTTTGGTGGGACTAGTATTATGTCTCCAGGTTTCACGTCCTTCTCCCATCCTTCGAAGACCACTTTTCCTTCCCCTTTTAAGACTATTATTATTTCTCCATGTGGGTGTGAGTGGGGGGTTACATCTCCCTCTATAACCACATATCTGACTATTGCTGGTATCCCCATTTCCATGTTTGCTAATGTTTTCCTCCTACCATATTCTGTCTTCTCCCATTCCAATATGTCCATGCTCTTTACACTCAAATTAATCCCCCCTAAACTCTCTTTTAACTTCTTCTAATAGATTTTTGTCTAGTAATAAGTCCATGGCGCTTCCAACTAAAACCTTTGTTGATAGTATTGTCCTCCTCTTCCCCTCCTCAGTCATGGTTGCTTCTGCGAATTCCCTTGAATGTCCTGGTATATTTTGATCCGTTATTGGTATGGATGCTGATATTGCTGGAACCACTTGCGTTACGTTTCCAAAGTCTGTTGAGGCCACAGGCCCCCTCCTCAAATATTCTTCCATTGGCATTACTTTGAATCCATTTTCTTCGAGGTTTTTGTCTACAATGTCTGCAAGTTTATGGTATATCCTCTTCTCCCTGTATAGTGGGCCTACTTCCTCCACCTCATATTTTGCTTCCGTCATTATTGCAGCCCCCCTTATGCAATTGAATACCTTTTCTTTGAGGATGTTTAGGTAATCTATGTCTGCTGCTCTTATACTTATCCTTGCTTCAGCGTAGTCTGGGATTACATTTGATGCTTCTCCACCTTTAACTATTATCCCATGTATCCTTGCATCTCTTCTAATGTGCTGTCTGAGGGCATCTATCCCCCTGAACATTATCATAACAGCGTTTAATGCATTTATCCCCATTTCTGGATTTGCAGCTGCATGTGCTGTTCTCCCTCTAAATACCACTTTGAAGCTTTGTACTGCAAGGGCTTCAGTTCTTGTGGCTGCATATCTACCGGCTGTTGGATGCATCATTAGAACTGCATCTATATCTTTGAATACCCCCTTTTCAACCATGATTATCTTGCTCCCAGCGTATGGTCCATTGCCTTCTTCAGCCGGCGTCCCTATTACCATTATTTCCCCATTAATTTCTGGTATGATTTTTGATATTGCTATGGCGGCTCCCACTGCTGTGGCTGCTATTACATTATGACCGCATCCATGACCTACTCCAGGTAGTGCATCGTATTCAGCTAGGAATGCTATTTTCGGTTTCCCGCTGAGGCCTGTGAATGAAGCTTTAAATGCTGTTTTCATTCCGAGGAGTTCCCCTTCGATTTTGAATCCATGTTTGGCTAGGGTTTGTGTTAGGAGGCTGTATGCTTTGTATTCTTCACTTCCAAGTTCTGGATTTCTATATAGGTATTCGCTTATGTATAGTATTTCATTGCTCAGTTTATCCACCCATGATAATGCTTCCAACTTATAATTCCTATTACCACTATTCAACTTGCTTCCACCTTACTATAGACTAATTGATGGTTTTACGATGTATTTAACGTTTATTGTGGGGTGTGCATACAAATTTATTTTCATTTGAACTTAACTTATTGATGTGTCTGTTGTAATCTCCCCTGAGGTTAAGAGTGTCTTTCCAGATATACGTTTATGTTCAGCTTTAA is a window from the Candidatus Methanomethylicota archaeon genome containing:
- a CDS encoding ACT domain-containing protein, producing the protein MQKDNQPSIAEVTKSIILQHPSIIDCMKMDILNYSSLATLIKSEVENVIKGKKVREEAIKVALIRFSQEISEKWKLMEGRISWLLKRSTVELKSDIVVVTVKQALLVDKLGELMRIASKSRFFQLTQGTRTFTISCDKKVVDEVIKEIGGEKNVEKMIDDQSAIIIVSPVEVIEIPGFVSYVTTQLAWNGINITQIISCHEDTILIVDRKDAQKAYNIIEDMIIKHRTNITQEGQK
- a CDS encoding cupin domain-containing protein: MSVKSMDILEWEKTEYGRRKTLANMEMGIPAIVRYVVIEGDVTPHSHPHGEIIIVLKGEGKVVFEGWEKDVKPGDIILVPPNVKQGIKKIGKDNVEAIAILPG
- a CDS encoding M20 family metallopeptidase, yielding MNSGNRNYKLEALSWVDKLSNEILYISEYLYRNPELGSEEYKAYSLLTQTLAKHGFKIEGELLGMKTAFKASFTGLSGKPKIAFLAEYDALPGVGHGCGHNVIAATAVGAAIAISKIIPEINGEIMVIGTPAEEGNGPYAGSKIIMVEKGVFKDIDAVLMMHPTAGRYAATRTEALAVQSFKVVFRGRTAHAAANPEMGINALNAVMIMFRGIDALRQHIRRDARIHGIIVKGGEASNVIPDYAEARISIRAADIDYLNILKEKVFNCIRGAAIMTEAKYEVEEVGPLYREKRIYHKLADIVDKNLEENGFKVMPMEEYLRRGPVASTDFGNVTQVVPAISASIPITDQNIPGHSREFAEATMTEEGKRRTILSTKVLVGSAMDLLLDKNLLEEVKREFRGD